A DNA window from Impatiens glandulifera chromosome 7, dImpGla2.1, whole genome shotgun sequence contains the following coding sequences:
- the LOC124945355 gene encoding thylakoid lumenal 15 kDa protein 1, chloroplastic, with amino-acid sequence MAVLNASLIFCSNLPSNPKPSSQPSFHIPSSSQQTLISSISQSIGKACFLALLPSSLFFIDPALAYKGGGPYGSEVTRGQDLTGKDFTGKTLIKQDFKTSILRQANFKGANLLGASFFDADLTGADLSDADLRGADFSLANLAKVNLSNANLEGALTTGNTSFKGSNVTGADFTDVPLREDQREYLCKVADGVNSKTGNATRETLLCN; translated from the exons ATGGCAGTTCTTAACGCTTCACTCATCTTCTGTTCCAATCTTCCCTCAAACCCTAAACCATCATCACAACCCTCCTTTCACATTCCATCTTCATCTCAACAAACCCTCATTTCCTCCATCAGCCAATCAATTGGAAAAGCTTGTTTTCTAGCCCTTCTCCCCTCTTCCCTTTTCTTCATCGATCCAGCACTTGCTTACAAG GGTGGAGGCCCATATGGTTCTGAAGTTACCAGAGGACAGGATTTAACCGGTAAAGATTTTACTGGaaaaacattaatcaaacaagatttCAAAACG TCTATTCTGAGACAAGCCAATTTCAAAGGAGCAAACTTATTAGGAGCCAGCTTCTTTGATGCAGATTTAACTg gaGCTGATCTTTCTGATGCTGATCTTAGAGGTGCAGATTTCTCATTGGCAAATTTGGCTAAG GTGAATTTGAGTAATGCTAATCTTGAAGGAGCATTAACAACTGGGAATACATCTTTCAAGGGATCAAATGTAACTGGTGCAG ATTTCACGGACGTGCCTTTGAGAGAGGATCAACGCGAGTACTTATGCAAAGTCGCCGATGG GGTAAACTCGAAGACTGGTAATGCCACCCGTGAAACGCTTCTATGTAACTAA